One stretch of Juglans microcarpa x Juglans regia isolate MS1-56 chromosome 3D, Jm3101_v1.0, whole genome shotgun sequence DNA includes these proteins:
- the LOC121255093 gene encoding uncharacterized protein LOC121255093, whose protein sequence is MNREPPVDTWEEMKMLKRKRFVPSHYYRGLYQKLQRLIQGSKSVDEYYKEMEVAIIRANVEEDREATMPRFLHGLNREIADMVHQAIKVEEQFKQKGLARRGLPMATTSSWKTTPKRDEQQQNKSKFESSKNAKLETATTSGTIETSSSKIRDIKCFKCQGRGHIASQCVNKRVMVINAQGELESENEEEVDNDDMPSMEDADDEQNAVVGDLLVARRVLNVQVKEEESNQRENLFHTRCFVNNKVCSVIFNGGSCTNVASTYLVEKLALTTLKHPQPYRLQWLNECGEIKVTRQVLVALSIGKYEDEVLCEVVPMHACHLLLGRPWQYDLRVTHDGFTNKYSFTLSRQPIITLVPLTPKQEALLCTNDVVGALPSNIVSLLPEFEDVLPEEVPYGLPPIRGIEHQIDFIPGASIPNRPAYRSNPEETKELQRQVSELLEKGFVRESMSPCAVPVLLVPKKDGTWRMCVDCRAMNNITVKYRHPIPRLDDMLDELHGSCVFTKIDLKSGYHQIRMKEVKEEVRWMRKKVKAIQEWSTPTTVSQVRSFQGLASFYRRFVRDFSSLATPLIEVIKKNVPFKWGKEQEKAFSLIKEKLTNAPLLVLPNFAKTFEIECDASGIGIGAVLMQEGRPIAYFSEKLIGQP, encoded by the exons ATGAATAGAGAGCCACCCGTGGACACTtgggaggaaatgaaaatgCTTAAGAGGAAGCGTTTTGTACCCAGCCACTATTATAGGGGATTGTATCAAAAATTACAGAGGTTAATTCAAGGATCTAAGAGTGTGGATGAGTATTACAAGGAGATGGAGGTAGCTATAATCCGGGCTAATGTAGAAGAGGACCGGGAAGCCACCATGCCTAGGTTTTTGCACGGTTTAAATCGTGAGATTGCGGATATGGTGCATCAAGCCATAAAGGTGGAGGAACAGTTCAAACAAAAGGGATTGGCTAGGAGGGGACTGCCTATGGCTACAACCAGCTCGTGGAAGACAACTCCAAAAAGGGACGAGCAGCAACAAAATAAGTCAAAATTTGAATCCTCTAAGAATGCCAAATTAGAGACCGCCACTACTTCAGGTACAATCGAGACTTCAAGTTCTAAAATACGTGATATTAAGTGTTTTAAATGTCAGGGGCGCGGACATATAGCCAGCCAGTGTGTAAACAAGAGAGTGATGGTGATAAATGCCCAAGGAGAGCTTGAGTcagaaaatgaggaagaagtaGATAATGATGATATGCCATCTATGGAGGATGCTGACGATGAGCAAAATGCTGTGGTTGGAGATTTATTGGTTGCAAGGCGAGTTCTCAATGTGCAGGTTAAGGAGGAAGAAAGTAACCAAAGGGAGAACTTGTTTCATACTCGGTGCTTTGTAAATAACAAAGTATGCAGTGTCATTTTCAATGGTGGGAGTTGCACAAATGTAGCCAGCACTTATTTGGTGGAGAAATTGGCTTTAACTACCTTGAAACATCCTCAACCTTACCGGCTTCAGTGGTTGAATGAATGTGGGGAAATCAAGGTGACAAGACAAGTGTTGGTGGCATTATCCATTGGCAAATatgaggatgaggtgctttgtgaagTGGTTCCTATGCACGCATGCCATTTACTATTGGGAAGACCATGGCAGTATGATCTGAGGGTTACGCATGATGGATTCACAAATAAGTATTCCTTCACTCTTAGTAGGCAACCTATTATTACTCTTGTGCCATTAACTCCAAAACAG GAGGCTCTTTTATGTACTAATGATGTCGTCGGTGCTTTGCCGAGCaatattgtttctcttttgcCGGAGTTTGAAGATGTCCTTCCTGAAGAGGTACCTTATGGTTTACCTCCAATCCGAGGGATTGAACATCAAATTGATTTCATACCTGGTGCATCAATTCCAAACCGACCTGCTTATAGGAGTAATCCCGAGGAGACCAAGGAACTTCAGAGGCAAGTAAGTGAATTATTGGAGAAGGGGTTTGTCCGTGAAAGTATGAGTCCTTGTGCGGTTCCGGTGCTGTTAGTTCCTAAGAAGGATGGaacatggaggatgtgtgttgacTGCCGGGCCATGAACAACATAACGGTAAAGTATcgtcatcccattcctagacTAGATGATATGCTGGATGAATTGCATGGTTCTTGTGTCTTtacaaaaattgatcttaagaGTGGATATCATCAGATTAGGATGAAAGAAG TAAAAGAGGAAGTGAGGTGGATGAGGAAAAAGGTGAAGGCAATCCAAGAGTGGTCAACGCCTACAACAGTCAGCCAAGTGAGGAGTTTCCAAGGCTTAGCTAGCTTCTATAGACGGTTTGTGCGTGATTTTAGTAGCTTAGCCACCCCTCTTATTGAAGTCATCAAGAAAAATGTGCCGTTTAAGTggggaaaagaacaagaaaaggcATTTAGTCTGATCAAAGAAAAGTTAACTAATGCGCCTTTACTTGTTTTACCTAACTTTgctaaaacttttgaaattgagtgtgatgcttcaggCATAGGTATTGGAgctgttttgatgcaagaaggcCGTCCAATTGCTTATTTCAGTGAAAAGTTGATTGGGCAGCCCTAA